ACGGTGAGCAACATCAAGAACAAAAGTTTTTGTAACTCTCAGAATTTTTAATCTAATCTGAATGTTTGCTCTAACATTAAAACAATCAGTACCGATAAAAGTAGAAAATTCCTCACCAGTGATATCTTCTTTTCCCATTTCCTAAGCGCATCCCTTAATCAATTGTTTGTAACATAACAACTTCAAATCAGTGACAACCCAACAACTAATTCCGCAATCAACATGTAACCACTATAAACCCTATTCAATAACAACCCACTTACTATTAGCGGAAGAATCAGGGACCGGAGAAGGTGAGACATACAGATTAGCTACATAGGCATAGTGATTTTAGTCGTGTGCCTTTTTGGGAGTTAATTAGGGTTTTTTTTTCCTGTTGGTTGATGTGAATGAATGGAATTTTGAAGAACCCCGTTTTCTAATTTTTATCCCttgttttctttttaaattttaagGGTATTTCAGTTCTCATTATTGTTAAAGTTAgagattatgaggtcataatcatgATATGTCTTTTTTAAGGGtttagattaagtgggagattaggAATAGATGGCTAGGATTAAAAATTAAAGCTTTAGATGACCTATTTTTAGGTTTATTTTAATATAGGATTGagatagagattattattattattaatacatttattaattttttaaatgagaggtgatcctcacacaccactttttgatccatgtacacctaATTACATATTTTAACCttaattatacatataataataatataagttcaactttctAGGGGCATAACTGTAATTTTATGAGAAAAAAGTGTAGATAGATCAAAAAGTGATGTGTGAGAATCACCTCCGTTTTTGAATGGTTTGACAggcatcgaatgctctcatttgcacCCACGCACACTATGTAGAAAAACTTCAAAGATTTAACCCATGTTGTTTGGCAATTAATCGCGAGTCCCgggttgcttgacaactaatcgTGAAAATCCTGAAGAAAACCTCCTCCTCTTCGAAATCGAACCCGGGCTCCGCCTCTCTACTTGCACCGCAACACATGACTcccaaattgtattattattattattattattattattattatgaaatggaaattatattaacttaaaagttttaaaacttacaaaaaattagtgggaagcctagagacaatctgggcccccacacctctagcaatagcaaaacctatcctagtaaaaatatgagcagcagcaccggcaccaatatcttgcgccatcgaaatcttctgaacccgctttagcaaagaaacagcctccttctctaattccccaagcgaagaaaatgagaaaggaatgaaaccataaccaatcgcctgacagctagattcgtacttgtcccgcttccgacgagccgcatcaaccacagcacgtccagggacgaagttagaaagcccagactgtgtcaaaggagaagaccctgtcaggtCAACACAAACATCACGACCacgatcccaggaataaagtaacacatctgcaggtctgagggccctgtcgttccctccagacaacccaatgtcaacctcctttctcgctgaaatcccagatcgataacaaacatcaacaagggaatcccgaacaacattatgtcgatgcttaatacccaccataccagcacaagacaccgcgtgatccccgaaaatatccccatgaAAAACccgtgaacaggcagagcatgccgtcgagacagAGAACAAAGGAACACCCAACCGGtaacacaacacacatcggtaagtctttgcgttcatcgtctgacccaaccccaaaatagggactgcccttagccaagcagaggtgtgatccccCTGTTGTGATTTCCACAATGCCGATTGTCGTGGAGATaaggaaaaagtggattctgcagaagcggtaacctttgtgaaataaacatctgccaatttcttcatgagtattggggcagcgacctcactctgatTACCCAAAAAATCAAACCCAACCGTTTGATTAAACAGACCCAAAGCATCTtcgaaagcacgaccaagaccaacaataccagcatgtcgtaggagcttggtctgcaacccagcagactgtaatcgagatgcaaggaaagcataatgacgaacatctcccgcagaataaacaccaagccctccaaatgcaaatggcaaggtggcaagccgccactgccaatcaccaaacccaggccctgaagcagtaacaatacgctccaaggaagatcgaagggctccatcgaaagcgcgttgagccgcctcaaatatactaggaggacaagtacgcaaggaaaagtagagtttagaaactccagtacatgccctaagcaacaacaactcacactgaggatcatcaagcttagcaaccttatccataagcgcaatggacttggtcaccctttgcatcacaagATCACCAATAAACCCAGGATCGGAACTAGCGGGTGCCCCAAGCAAACTtaacaccattattattattattattattattattattattattattactattattattactattattattattattattattattattattattatataataatacaaAAGTTTATAGTGATGGTGATATAAACCCGTAACACAATTGACTCAATTTAGGTGCAAGTCAGGATCACATACTAGAAAAGATCGAATAAATGGACTGAACATTATCACTAACTAGAATGTTACGGTGTAATATGATTGAATACGTGAATGTCATGTAATTACGatattttatactaataataataagtataacatAAGTATGTACATATTGAAATGGTTATTATCTTGTAAATAACAATTTTCACGTGAATTGTCCTcggttcatttatttatttatctatatagtctaataaactTCTAAAATAATATCATCATTAAGCTAAATTATCCtttactttttataataataatatcataataatatattaatttaattaaaaaataatacaaaatcttttataaaaggaaatattaatctctcctaaattataattttatttttctaaaaaaatttaaaagacattttttatttttttttttaattttagtttacatataatcacataatctcTTATAATCTAAAAACGACTACCAAAAGTAAATAAGTCTTAAATTATTCTTGTTTATTGCTTTCCTTAACAAAGTAAAAGTGAAACTTATTCGATGCTCACCGTAGGAATAAAAATCAAGAATGTAGTTTAAAAGCAaaattcctttttatttgtttttaatgAATATAAAATTATGTTGCGCCATTAGGTGGCACCCTAGGATTTAGGTTTTTAACTTATACATACTACATAAGTACTTTTTTATTTTGTTACGTGCACTTTAGCCAATTGTGACTTGTGAGTATCATACACAAAAGGTTAAAGGACCCTAGAAAATTTGGCTTTTTTTATGTTAGTGTATATTAGTTGTGATTTGACTTTAAGATATCCAGATTTGATATGAATCATCTCAAGTTACACATAAAATTGGTTATTTGTCacgtttttttatattattttttgggTGGGGTTACCGATATTTTAAGAATAACAAAATTATCCAAATTACGGCTATGTTTGCTATCAAATTTCAGCTATTTCGAATATCATTAGATGTCTTATCATATCATATACTCCGTATGAATTACTCCGTGTTACATAAATGTATTACAAAAGTTTTGGAATTAAGATGAATGAAAAGTTGCACTATTTCACATAAATCACTGTTATTATGTGAACTACTCTTACTACTCTATTATTGAATTCTACCTAGGCTGAAAAAGTAGCACTATTTTCTTTTATTAAGATTTGTATGAACAAATAATCACGCGCTGAAATTGTGTTAAAAATGGCCTAAGCTAGGACTCGtaaaagatatgagagaaatatgAATTGAGTATGCGTAAAAAGTTTAGTTGGACGGGCCATAATGAGCCGGGCCCATTTTAAGAAACAACTAGAAACAACTGGGCCCAGAATTTTCATTATCTACCCATTACAATTTGGTTACTCTAAAAAAAGAgagaaattaaaaaataaaatcaaGATTTGGGCATGTGCTAATTGTGCCAGTGGCACAGGGCTAATAATACATATAGGGCCCAAGAATAACTCAACATATATATTGTGAACAAATCGAAAGATGCTAATACTCATGATATTATTAGTGTTACTGAGTTTATTATTATACATATGAAAAATTTTATTACTCGTATATAAAAGGTCTATTTGTTGAACAAGGCTCATAATTTTCACGGGACGGCCCTGAATAAAATACACAATTTTGTTACGTAAGAACACAGTTCAAAACTCGAGTTCTTTCAAAAAACATTTGTtcgaatacttagaacttgaacacAATTTGTTAGAACACTTGAAATGCTCGAACTCACATGCGCTTTTTAATCAATGTGGAAAAAAATGCAGCTATAGTTTTTCTTAAGCTCTTATCATACTACTACTTACATTAGTTTATACTACTCATATTACTCCGTCTCCGCCATTATCAAATGTTAACCATTAACTTTCCAAGATATTTAACTTCtaactttaaatattgttatttatgttATTTAATATTTGATGATAATTATAAAAGTAGATTGAGTTTTATATATTTTTCATTACTATAACTTTCATCAACATTGAAGATCGGTCAGTCACACGCACATTCATTCGTGAGTCATGGTCACGTTACCCTCAAAAAGATATAATCTCAACTTAATGATCCGTATAACACCAACTCACACACAGTTATGAAGGGGGTTCAATCATTGAAACGTTACCAAACATGCTACATATGTTCAATCAACTTGAGTACAACAACGCTACCAATCAATACAAAAATAGTAACATTAAACTACGATATACTAGCGTTTACAATTAGTTAATCTTAAAGATAATCTTCTCAAGGCAACAAAATTGTGCATCAATTTGACTAAGAACTTCATGATTAATTGTACTCGTACTAAACCATTTCGATGTAAAAGTTTGAGACTTTTCTTCAACTTTGTCATTCTCAACGTTTTCATCTTGCTCACTTATCTTTTGTTCAGGACGATTGAAAAGCTGAGTTTTCAACAGGCAGCAAGATTTTAGATCTTCGTCTGTTCGTGCATTACTTAGTTTTTTGTTGAGTTCAACTAAAGTTGAATACCTTGCTTTCTTAGGTACGTTAACGGGTTCAGGCTCTTCATTACCAGTAGGTGTCTCACTTTTAAGCTTTCTTAAACCATTGTGAACTATGAACCTTATTCTATCCCTGAAGTTTTCAATTCTAATTGGGTTCTGCTACAAGCTTCAATTTCAATTTTGATACTATCATTTCAGTTTTTTGATTCAACTCATCTTCGACTGAAACGGGTTCTTCTGAGTTATAATTTACAGCAAAAACGTCCTCCAACAAAGTGATATTTTGCAAGTATCTATCGAAAGCTTCGTTTTCTATTTCTAAGTTCCTATCCTTGTATTCCTTTAGCTTTGAAAACCTCCATTCATTTAGCTGGTAAGCCTCCTGTACGTTTCAAATTCATAATATTGAGATACTTTATATAACACGCTGATAACAATGGAAAGTTTATTGAACAGAACTATCGTATGCAcctttcttgtaattggcttcctTGCACGAGCTGGAGTTTGCAGATTATTGAATTGAGCAAAATTGTGGGAGAGCTGCCGGAGTGACGTGACTCTATGCGCATTCCTAAAAAAAGTAACAGCTTACTTACAAAAAAAAAAAGGGTAGAGGTGGCCATTTAGTCATTAAGACCCATTAACATAGGTTGATTTGGGTTACCATTTTATTTGCAATGGGTCATGCAGGTAAAATATGAACCCTTAAAAGCATACAAGAAGGTCGTAAGTAGCCCAAATTCTGTAATCATAGAACCTCCTAGATCATTTTATTCACAACGTTATACTTGTTGAAATAACATATAATCTGTAGTCATACTCATATGACACTGGAAATATTTTATGACAAAAAGTGTACAGGTAAACTCAGCCTGTTTCAACCTGTATAAATTATGCCCATTTAGAACCATTACTAAATTCTCCAACCCGTAACATCCTATATTCCTACATTTTGCCACCTCTAGTATTTTGAAGCCAGTATTAAGATAGCAAGAGTTAGgcaaccaaaaaaaaaaacaataatattCCTCCCTAagcaataatttaattaatatttgcATAAAGAATCATGCAACATATGTCCTTGAAAGCAAATCACTATGTCTACTATACTGATATTTAAACGAATTTGTTTACTAGTGATGGCGAATATAAAAGAATAATGAGCACCTTAACAGCAGATAGGAGGAATAATAAGAATACAGATTAATTGATACATAATACTTACGTAGACACAGGAGTCTCATTTGAGTGCTGATCTGTCAAAGAAGAGCCTGAAGATGGTGTTTTATCCGGTAATGACGAAGCGGCCTTCAACACTGCAAGTGAACTCACTTTAATTTAACAAGTAACATGTGTATGTGATTGATTCCTGACGTGGAAAATGCAATATGTTGTTATGTAACATGTAAACCATAATCCTATTAGATGTTATACCGTGTATATGGCATGGATTTTGAGCTTTTGCGCAGCAACTTTTGCATGCTTGATACGGACACCTGAAAAGTTGTTTTGCAACTAGTTTAACGTTATAGAGCACACTTGAATGGTAAAAATAAAACTCTTGATTAAATAACACTgctaaaataatataaattaacaACTGCAATGTGTACGGGTTGGACATGATCCATTGATATGCATATTTGAGCAAACTTCAGGAAGAAAACGTGACAGTAGAACAGAAATCACTTACAGATGACCTGATTAATATGAATTAAATTGATCTAAATTTATTGATATTTCCTATATCTGGCAAACACAACCCAAACCAATTTAATTGGGTGTATTGGGTAAGCTAATTGGGCTTATTGGGTATTTTAAATaagttaatttaaataaaagataGGCCCATTTAAACCTACTATTAATTCACTAAAAATATCGCAGGTCTAATGGGTTTTGACAATAGGTCATACAGGTTTATTAGTTCATCTCTACCGTAAGTCGAATGGTTGAATACGACGACTTGACGATACATAGCAAATACGTACGAATCACCAAAAAATGCGTATGAAGCAAGCTTTCTCCGATTGAATCTGACAATTGAAACGTTCTTTACAGGTATATTCTAATCAAACTCGTCCATCTCTTTCAATTTCTCATAAGATGAGATTTTTCCAATAATTTTTGAAATTGGGGTTCTTACATCAAGTCTTTCATGATCACGATTTCATGATTGAAACTCGTCTATTTGACATTATCAACATGTGTCAAAATCATCCATCTAATCGAAATTCACTGGATCTGAAACTCTATTCACCGGTAGTTGCACTGTCGAACTTGAACAAACCGCCACTGTGTCTCTGACTAAAATGATGCCGGTAAGGTAAGACAATAGTCACGGTGATAGATTTAGTGACGGCGGCGGTGACGGTAAGACAATAGTCGAAGCGTTATCAAAACTCGTATACGAAAAGGAATGATCGGTTTTATTCGATTGAATTTAAGGAAAAAATGGAAGAAaaatatgttgatttttgagtaggTTTAGTGGGTAAGGTATCATTtttgttttattttaatttatttatcttttATGTTTCTGTACATGTTATCTTCAtcttaatgtaatgtaatgtacggAGTAATACTCTAGCGACTGTGCAATTTGTATACCGTGGTTTTAATTATGTATTTGATCTAAAATTTGAtaattaagtttaatatttttGTACCTCATCTGTTACGATTATCTCTTTAATCATGTTATTTCTAATTGCATAGCTCATTTATTCTAGATGTAAAACTTCTAGCTCTTTAAAAAATTTAAGGAAAAAAGTGGTCTCGAGTTTGACCCATTTAACCTGTTTAGCCTATTTGGACCTGTTTACCCATGACCTATTTGacctgttacccaaaccgaccAAACCTGACCCTTTTAAAATTTTGACACGTTTGACCCATGACCCGTTttaacccaaaaccattttgacctGTTACCCGAACCAACCCAACCTAACCGACCAAAGATAAGCATCAACAACATAGACACCTACATCCACCACATTCATTATTAGATAAAGCTCCTCTATTGAATTTTGtatacagtgttttcagctttgtTAGAACCAacttatccatttatttttttacaTTATAGTCTTGAAACAGATCCTTATTGATGATACAATTATATAACTGCTGCTAACAAATAAGCATTTTGAGACTCAATTGGACGATTAATTCATACTCCATAAAACCTAAATATAGATAGCTTCAACTGCTAATTTGCAGGCCATAATCATGTTTAATTTCAAATAACACATAGATAACTATCCTGTTATCAAAATTCACGTTTCTAAAGTTATTACCTTACAAACAGGCATAAAACCTAAAACTTCCATTAATCATATCACACAAACACAAATATATAAGCAAAAAATATACAGAATACAcataaaaactaataataaaatgaaaatCTAATTTAATTGAGATTGAGATTAACCTAGAACGAGCGACATTGCCGCACTTGTGGCATTTAGGTTTATTAAGACCGCGAAGATTCTTCGAATTATTGATGCTCATACTATTCATTGTCATCGGAGAATTGATGGTGGATGCAGTGGTTCTTACGACGGCGGAGGTGGCGTTGCCGGAGCCGGTAATTGAGGTAGTATCAGCACTATTATTGCTTAACGCAGGTGAAGCTGTCGCCATTACCAAACCCTAATTGTAAACTTTTTGACTTAATTTGTTGAACGTTTGTGAAT
The window above is part of the Rutidosis leptorrhynchoides isolate AG116_Rl617_1_P2 chromosome 1, CSIRO_AGI_Rlap_v1, whole genome shotgun sequence genome. Proteins encoded here:
- the LOC139861642 gene encoding uncharacterized protein, whose translation is MATASPALSNNSADTTSITGSGNATSAVVRTTASTINSPMTMNSMSINNSKNLRGLNKPKCHKCGNVARSRCPYQACKSCCAKAQNPCHIHVLKAASSLPDKTPSSGSSLTDQHSNETPVSTCYFF